From the genome of Spinacia oleracea cultivar Varoflay chromosome 2, BTI_SOV_V1, whole genome shotgun sequence, one region includes:
- the LOC110789501 gene encoding gibberellin 20-oxidase-like protein, translated as MSHSHSSLKLSILDLSKTPNPSSLSSLLEACKEWGFFQIINHGISEELYSKLSLFSRQICSLPSETKLKLGPSSSVKSYTPQFIASPFYEGLRVLGPDFFSSAECSGKVLFGPKCNEFSEVVREYGVKMTDLSRRILEAILMSLGDGFEKKFYGTEFGKCFGYLRIINYSPPGPSQEEVEGLGKHTDMCCMTVLYPDDVSSLQVRSKEGKWMDIETRKGSLVVNLGDMLEAWSNGSLRSSEHRVMLRKPRSRLSLAFFWTFEDEKLIFAPEEVVGEGNKRAFKPFICSDYIHFREFDDKEMYEKVGNTVRDFAGTGVDM; from the exons ATGTCTCATTCCCATAGTTCTCTGAAGCTTTCAATCTTGGACCTCTCCAAAACACCAAATCCATCTTCTTTGTCCTCTCTTTTGGAAGCCTGTAAAGAATGGGGCTTCTTTCAGATCATAAATCATGGAATATCAGAAGAACTTTACAGCAAGTTATCCTTGTTTTCAAGACAAATTTGCAGCCTTCCTTCTGAGACAAAACTCAAGCTTGGTCCTTCGTCGTCTGTTAAGAGTTATACTCCTCAGTTTATAGCTTCTCCTTTTTATGAGGGTCTCCGAGTTTTAGGTCCAGATTTCTTTTCCTCTGCTGAATGCTCTGGGAAAGTTCTTTTTGGCCCAAAGTGTAACGAATTCAG TGAGGTGGTGCGAGAGTATGGGGTCAAAATGACCGATTTATCCAGGAGGATTCTAGAGGCTATATTGATGAGCTTGGGAGATGGTTTCGAGAAAAAGTTCTACGGAACTGAATTCGGGAAATGTTTTGGCTATCTAAGGATTATAAATTACAGCCCTCCAGGACCATCTCAGGAAGAAGTAGAAGGGCTTGGGAAGCACACAGACATGTGCTGTATGACAGTTCTGTATCCTGATGATGTAAGCAGTCTTCAAGTAAGATCAAAGGAGGGGAAGTGGATGGATATAGAAACTCGCAAGGGTAGTCTTGTGGTAAACTTAGGCGATATGTTGGAAGCTTGGAGCAATGGAAGTCTAAGGTCATCTGAGCATAGAGTCATGTTAAGGAAACCAAGAAGTCGTTTGTCCTTGGCTTTCTTTTGGACTTTTGAAGATGAGAAGCTGATCTTTGCACCCGAGGAAGTGGTGGGAGAAGGGAACAAAAGGGCTTTCAAACCATTCATTTGCTCAGATTATATCCATTTCAGAGAGTTTGATGATAAAGAGATGTATGAGAAAGTGGGGAATACTGTTAGAGATTTCGCAGGGACAGGAGTTGACATGTAA